One Scophthalmus maximus strain ysfricsl-2021 chromosome 9, ASM2237912v1, whole genome shotgun sequence genomic region harbors:
- the LOC118319076 gene encoding protocadherin gamma-A1-like produces MASENDPPSFIKWRLRCRSVMSLLLFLVCLCRVVSGQIRYTIPEELKKGSVIGNVAQDLGLDVQRLRSGRARIVTGQSLQYTELRTDKGILVVNERIDREQLCGDVTPCSFSFEVILENPMELHRITVEITDINDNSPTFRKDEITFEISESATLGSRFLLASAEDADVGSNGLQKYILTANDIFGLKQHSSPDGRKYAEMILQKPLDRESEPRMSLKLIAVDGGAPHRSGTVNIDITVLDANDNPPVFNQSLYRATVLENALKGTYITTVNASDADSGSNGLVTYRFSNLKAQLADLFHLDEITGTITLSGQVDYEKDKKYEIMIEAMDQGGLTDSSKILIEIVDVNDNAPVINVMSFSSPVPEDSPSGTTVAIINVIDADSEQNGQIVCTTDSSLPFKIKSTLTNYYALLTEASFDREVVTEYNITVRAADSGSPSLSTTTILRLKISDVNDNAPLFDQISYVAHVAENNFAGVSLFSVKARDIDWNQNARISYFLEETQIGGSPTSSYVSINSETGSIHALRSFDYEQIKHLELVVKAQDGGSPPLSSNVTVKVLIQDQNDNPPQVLYPVQTGGSLVAEMVPRSADVGYLVTKVVAVDVDSGQNAWLSYKLQKATDRALFEVGSQNGEIRTIRQVTDKDAVKQRLTVIVEDNGQPSRSATVVVNVAVADSFPEVLSEFTDFTHDKEYNDNLTFYLVLALAVVSFLFITCLVVIISVKIYRWRQSRVLYHSNLPVIPYYPPRYSDTLGTGTLQHVYNYEVCRTTDSRKSDCKFGRAGSQNVLIMEPSSTGTMQRMQSEKSILDEPDSPLEVS; encoded by the coding sequence ATGGCGTCCGAAAATGATCCTCCCTCGTTCATAAAATGGCGCTTGCGTTGCAGGTCAGTAATGTCGCTTCTGCTGTTCCTGGTGTGTCTCTGTCGCGTCGTGTCTGGCCAAATCCGGTACACAATTCCAGAGGAGCTGAAAAAGGGCTCAGTTATCGGTAACGTAGCTCAAGATCTTGGTTTGGATGTGCAAAGGCTCCGTTCTGGCCGTGCACGTATAGTGACCGGGCAGAGCCTCCAGTACACCGAGCTGAGAACAGACAAAGGCATCTTAGTCGTGAACGAGAGGATAGACCGGGAGCAGCTTTGTGGAGATGTGACGCCGTGCAGCTTCAGCTTCGAGGTGATTTTAGAAAATCCAATGGAGCTGCACCGAATAACAGTGGAAATAACTGACATTAATGACAATTCTCCAACATTTAGAAAGGATGAAATCACGTTTGAAATAAGTGAGTCGGCCACTCTGGGGTCGCGCTTTTTATTAGCCAGTGCGGAGGACGCCGACGTGGGTAGTAACGGACTACAGAAATACATTCTAACCGCCAATGATATATTTGGTCTGAAGCAACACTCGAGTCCAGACGGTCGAAAATATGCCGAGATGATCCTACAAAAACCATTAGACAGAGAAAGCGAGCCAAGAATGTCCCTGAAGCTCATCGCTGTTGACGGCGGAGCCCCGCATAGATCTGGTACAGTAAATATCGATATAACAGTGCTCGATGCTAATGATAATCCTCCCGTTTTTAACCAGTCGTTATACAGGGCCACTGTTTTGGAAAATGCTTTAAAAGGCACCTACATCACGACCGTCAATGCAAGTGATGCAGACAGTGGATCAAATGGTCTCGTCACATACAGATTTTCTAATCTCAAAGCGCAGCTGGCTGATTTATTTCACTTAGACGAAATTACAGGAACCATAACACTTTCAGGGCAAGTTGATTATGAGAAAGAcaagaaatatgaaattatgATTGAAGCAATGGACCAAGGAGGTTTAACAGATTCAAGCAAGATTCTGATAGAGATTGTAGACGTCAACGATAACGCGCCTGTCATAAACGTGATGTCATTCTCCAGCCCGGTGCCGGAGGATTCTCCCTCGGGCACCACTGTGGCAATAATTAACGTAATTGACGCAGACTCCGAACAAAATGGTCAGATTGTTTGTACAACAGACAGCAGCCTGCCgtttaaaattaaatcaacaTTGACCAACTACTATGCATTATTAACAGAGGCCTCTTTTGACAGAGAAGTTGTAACAGAGTATAATATAACTGTGAGGGCCGCCGATTCCGGATCTCCATCCTTGTCAACGACGACAATATTACGTTTGAAAATCTCCGATGTTAATGACAATGCCCCattatttgatcaaattagCTACGTTGCTCACGTGGCAGAAAACAATTTCGCCGGTGTGTCCCTATTTTCTGTCAAAGCACGTGACATTGATTGGAATCAAAACGCTAGAATTTCATACTTTCTTGAAGAAACACAGATCGGTGGTAGTCCAACCTCGTCTTACGTCTCCATCAACAGTGAAACTGGTTCTATTCACGCACTGCGCTCTTTTGACTATGAGCAGATTAAACATCTTGAGTTAGTCGTCAAAGCTCAGGACggaggctctcctcctctcagcagtAACGTGACAGTGAAAGTACTGATCCAGGACCAGAACGACAACCCCCCTCAGGTCCTGTACCCAGTCCAGACTGGTGGCTCTCTGGTGGCTGAGATGGTGCCTCGTTCAGCAGATGTGGGCTATCTGGTCACTAAAGTGGTGGCTGTTGATGTGGACTCTGGACAGAATGCCTGGCTCTcctacaaactgcagaaagccaccgacagggcgctgtttgaagtgggctcacagaatggagaaatcagaacgatccgtcaagtgactgataaagatgcagtgaaacagagactgactgTGATAGTGGAGGACAACGGGCAGCCCTCTCGTTCAGCTACAGTCGTTGTTAACGTGGCGGTggcggacagcttccctgaagtGCTGTCGGAGTTCACTGACTTTACTCACGACAAGGAGTACAACGACAACCTGACTTTTTACTTAGTGTTGGCTCTGGCTgtagtctccttcctcttcatcacgtgtctagtggttattatctcagtgaagatctaCAGGTGGAGACAGTCTCGCGTCCTGTATCACTCCAATCTCCCTGTGATTCCATATTATCCACCACGTTACTCGGACACTTTGGGGACAGGGACTCTCCAACACGTGTACAACTACGAGGTGTGCAGGACGACTGACTCCAGAAAGAGTGACTGTAAGTTCGGCAGAGCTGGTAGTCAGAACGTGCTGATCATGGAGCCCAGTTCTACAGGGACGATGCAGAggatgcagagtgaaaagagcatCCTGGATGAACCTGACTCTCCTCTAGAGGTGAGTTAA